Proteins from one Dysgonomonas sp. HDW5A genomic window:
- a CDS encoding TonB-dependent receptor, whose protein sequence is MKKYLIFLLLTLPICLLAQNKATLTGKVTSATDKEPLIGVTVVEKGTTNGTVTDLDGNYNLPNVSDNSTIVFSMIGLATQEIKKNQSSVINVMMKDDTKLLDDVVVIGYGVVKKSDLTSSITTVKGDDLKSMTAGNALFSMQGKANGVQITAAGDPGAVPRVIIRGVTSINGSDPLYVVDGVPISGNINFLNQDDIESIEVLKDASSSAIYGTRGSNGVIMVTTKKGSAGKTTFQFNASAGFQTLTKPSLANASVYEKVFKERYTNDGNTPVWNTPADSNISTDWWDQTINKFSYTQSYNLSFQGGDSKFTYSGSLGYFRQNSQYDVGYWERITGRLNTEYKFNNIVKAGVDFAPRYENWDDTPDLFSAVMRMDPTTPVLRAKEDWTSNPLDNFARSYNNQVWNPVASVARMNKHTNEYGLITNPYISLEPIKGLIARTQFSVNAHFRMNDNFSPKFFIDNLEKADLNKIERKANNWVDWNWTNTLNYMKTLNEKHNLNLMAGFTMEQFAEYNLMASREGVPSNYSDLQYINAGTLNPQNGGTNIYKSLMSYLGRVMYNYDNRYYITASVRVDGSSMFPEGNKYATFPAVSMAWRLSEEGFMKDQSFISNLKIRAGWGKVGNQAIDPNAYLNLIGGADYVFGPNGDRYVGTAVSSIGNKLLKWETVEDYNLGVDVSILNNRLDITADVFRKKSSDMLMKKQNLSILGYPMWAGEMWTNIGAMKAQGWEFSVNWKDRVNKFNYEVGLNLSGVKNTAETLVANTPILRGGFFNDYIIKNEEGGEISRFYGYVADGIFQNQTEINSHTSNSGSLLQPDAVPGDIRFKDLNNDGILDDKDKKYIGKAFPDLMVGLNLRLSYKDFDLISNFYGTIGNDIYNSAMGGFYAGTEGQNVYSDAYDKAWRGEGTSNFYPRLSVNDKNLNFRRVSSFFVEDGSYFRCRLLQLGYTLPKDITKGVGVRVSASAQNLFTITNYSGMDPERAAMGNVLESGIDNLGYPNPRTFLIGVNVNF, encoded by the coding sequence ATGAAAAAATATTTAATTTTTCTATTGTTGACTTTGCCTATATGCCTCTTGGCTCAAAACAAAGCAACTCTTACCGGAAAAGTAACTTCGGCTACCGACAAAGAACCTCTAATCGGAGTAACAGTTGTCGAAAAAGGGACGACTAATGGAACGGTAACAGACTTGGATGGAAATTATAACTTACCCAATGTCTCTGACAATAGTACGATTGTATTTTCTATGATCGGCCTTGCTACCCAAGAAATAAAAAAGAATCAAAGTAGCGTGATAAATGTCATGATGAAAGATGACACGAAGCTACTTGATGATGTAGTCGTAATTGGTTACGGGGTTGTAAAGAAGAGCGATCTTACCAGCTCTATCACAACGGTGAAAGGCGATGATTTGAAAAGTATGACAGCCGGAAATGCCCTATTCTCGATGCAGGGTAAAGCAAACGGAGTACAAATTACAGCAGCAGGTGATCCGGGAGCCGTACCCCGTGTTATTATCCGAGGAGTAACCAGTATAAATGGTTCAGATCCGCTATATGTGGTTGATGGAGTTCCAATTTCGGGCAACATTAACTTCTTAAATCAGGATGATATCGAAAGTATTGAGGTTTTGAAAGATGCTTCCTCGTCTGCTATATATGGAACACGGGGTTCTAACGGGGTTATTATGGTTACTACCAAAAAAGGTTCTGCGGGAAAAACCACTTTCCAGTTCAATGCATCTGCGGGTTTTCAAACTCTGACTAAACCAAGTTTAGCAAACGCTTCAGTATACGAGAAAGTATTTAAAGAGCGCTATACAAATGATGGAAACACACCGGTGTGGAATACTCCTGCAGATAGTAATATAAGTACCGATTGGTGGGATCAGACAATTAATAAGTTCAGCTATACACAATCGTATAACCTAAGTTTTCAAGGAGGAGATTCGAAGTTTACTTATAGTGGTAGCTTGGGTTATTTTCGTCAAAACTCGCAATATGATGTGGGCTATTGGGAGCGTATCACAGGGCGTTTAAACACCGAGTATAAATTTAATAATATAGTAAAAGCCGGTGTTGACTTTGCTCCGCGTTATGAGAATTGGGACGATACTCCCGACTTATTCAGTGCAGTTATGCGTATGGATCCTACAACACCTGTACTCAGGGCGAAAGAAGATTGGACATCCAATCCTTTGGATAATTTTGCACGTTCTTACAATAATCAGGTATGGAATCCTGTGGCAAGTGTGGCTCGTATGAATAAACATACCAATGAGTATGGTTTGATAACCAATCCATATATTAGCCTTGAACCCATAAAAGGCTTAATTGCCCGTACTCAATTTAGTGTAAATGCCCATTTCAGAATGAATGATAACTTTTCCCCCAAATTTTTCATCGATAATCTTGAAAAGGCTGATCTGAATAAGATAGAAAGAAAGGCTAATAACTGGGTAGACTGGAACTGGACAAATACCCTGAATTATATGAAAACCTTGAATGAGAAGCACAATCTGAATCTTATGGCAGGTTTCACCATGGAACAGTTTGCCGAGTATAATCTGATGGCATCGCGAGAAGGAGTACCCAGTAATTATTCGGACTTACAATATATAAATGCAGGGACATTGAATCCTCAAAATGGAGGAACCAATATCTATAAATCGCTGATGTCGTATCTGGGTCGTGTGATGTATAACTACGATAACCGTTACTATATCACTGCATCTGTACGTGTGGACGGATCTTCGATGTTTCCCGAAGGAAATAAATATGCAACCTTCCCCGCTGTATCTATGGCTTGGAGACTTTCGGAGGAAGGGTTTATGAAAGATCAAAGTTTTATTTCGAACCTCAAAATACGTGCAGGATGGGGAAAAGTTGGTAATCAGGCCATCGACCCGAATGCCTATTTAAACCTGATTGGTGGAGCCGATTATGTATTCGGGCCCAATGGAGACCGCTACGTTGGTACAGCGGTTAGTAGTATTGGTAATAAACTGTTGAAATGGGAGACAGTTGAAGATTATAACCTAGGTGTTGATGTAAGTATTCTTAATAATCGCTTAGATATAACAGCTGATGTATTCCGAAAGAAATCTTCAGACATGTTGATGAAGAAGCAAAATCTATCCATATTAGGTTATCCGATGTGGGCAGGAGAAATGTGGACGAATATAGGAGCCATGAAAGCTCAAGGATGGGAATTCTCTGTGAATTGGAAAGATAGAGTTAATAAGTTCAATTACGAGGTAGGTCTAAATTTGTCCGGAGTAAAAAATACTGCCGAAACACTTGTTGCTAATACTCCGATCTTGCGAGGTGGATTTTTCAATGATTATATTATAAAAAATGAAGAAGGCGGAGAAATCAGCCGTTTCTATGGATATGTAGCAGATGGAATATTCCAAAATCAGACAGAAATAAATAGCCACACCAGCAACAGTGGAAGCTTGCTGCAACCCGATGCTGTACCCGGAGATATCCGCTTCAAAGACTTAAACAATGATGGTATTTTGGATGATAAAGACAAGAAATACATCGGGAAAGCATTTCCTGACTTAATGGTTGGATTAAACCTCCGATTGTCTTATAAAGATTTCGATTTAATATCAAATTTTTACGGAACTATAGGTAACGATATCTACAATAGTGCCATGGGTGGATTCTATGCAGGTACCGAAGGTCAGAATGTATACTCCGATGCTTATGACAAAGCATGGAGAGGTGAGGGTACCAGTAATTTCTATCCTCGTTTATCGGTAAATGATAAGAATTTGAACTTCCGTCGTGTATCGTCCTTTTTTGTTGAAGACGGTTCTTATTTCCGATGCAGACTATTGCAATTAGGATATACTTTGCCTAAAGACATTACCAAAGGCGTTGGTGTACGAGTGTCGGCATCGGCTCAAAATCTGTTCACTATTACCAATTATTCAGGAATGGACCCCGAACGTGCAGCTATGGGTAATGTGCTTGAGTCGGGTATCGACAATCTGGGATATCCTAATCCCCGTACATTTTTAATCGGTGTTAATGTTAACTTTTAA
- a CDS encoding RagB/SusD family nutrient uptake outer membrane protein, producing the protein MKKIFKIFLGSAFILLLNSCSDFLDRPVLGTENLDTYFQNEEECLKQVAGCYQSIFWDDWWQVSVFYIGTDMATDDMWMGNTTQSQSDWIRMSHYGNPKQDGPLSNYWQYRYKGILRCNIVIAKVPNAPITNENLRKRMIAEAKFLRAFQYFELVKNFGGVPVILEMKLPEEILGINRKSTEETYAQIEQDLKDAITDLPKRSEYSSVNLGRATKGAAMGYLGKIYLYQGKFAEAEKVLKDLIDSNEYDLCTNFKDVWSIENNNSIESLFEVQYSSDISYNLGGRLPVFTGSRDDTGWSWGLPTSNLEKAFMDAGDTERLKWTIVKNGDDVPGDDTPEAKNYLITPDKHKSARINRKFYIPHNLRPTPYDANHNNLNHRLLRYADVLLMYAEAANQNGNDSEARKALKRVRDRVGLSDVTSSGKTLRDAIRLERRLELALEHQRLYDLRRWNDDNGKKALCNIMGENGTFVRYNLYESTDQYEITNQKENSNKGITFREDRDLLFPIPNTEVLLSGGSIEQNPNF; encoded by the coding sequence ATGAAAAAGATATTTAAAATATTTCTAGGTAGTGCATTTATACTACTATTAAATAGTTGCTCCGATTTTTTAGATCGTCCTGTATTGGGAACCGAAAATCTGGATACCTATTTCCAAAATGAAGAAGAATGTTTGAAACAAGTGGCAGGATGTTATCAGTCGATCTTTTGGGACGATTGGTGGCAGGTATCTGTTTTCTACATCGGAACCGATATGGCGACAGATGACATGTGGATGGGAAATACAACTCAATCGCAAAGTGATTGGATACGAATGTCTCATTATGGTAATCCAAAACAAGATGGACCGCTTTCAAATTATTGGCAATACCGTTACAAAGGAATTTTAAGGTGTAATATAGTAATCGCTAAAGTACCCAATGCACCTATCACAAATGAAAATCTACGGAAAAGAATGATTGCGGAAGCTAAATTTCTGCGTGCATTTCAATACTTCGAATTAGTGAAAAATTTTGGTGGAGTACCGGTTATACTTGAGATGAAATTACCCGAAGAAATTTTGGGAATTAATCGTAAATCAACAGAGGAGACCTATGCTCAGATAGAGCAGGACTTAAAGGATGCGATTACTGATCTACCAAAGAGAAGCGAATATTCATCGGTAAACTTAGGGCGTGCAACTAAAGGAGCGGCAATGGGTTACTTAGGTAAGATATATCTCTATCAAGGTAAATTTGCAGAGGCTGAAAAGGTGCTTAAAGACTTGATCGATTCGAATGAATACGATCTGTGTACTAACTTTAAAGATGTATGGTCTATTGAGAATAACAACAGTATCGAATCGCTATTCGAAGTACAATATAGTTCCGATATAAGTTACAATCTGGGAGGACGTCTTCCTGTATTTACAGGATCTCGTGATGACACAGGATGGTCTTGGGGATTACCTACCAGCAACTTAGAAAAAGCCTTTATGGATGCCGGAGATACTGAACGACTTAAATGGACAATTGTAAAGAATGGTGATGATGTTCCCGGAGACGATACGCCTGAAGCTAAAAATTATTTGATAACTCCCGACAAGCATAAGTCGGCACGTATCAACAGAAAGTTCTATATTCCTCATAACTTACGTCCTACACCTTATGATGCAAACCATAACAATTTGAATCATAGACTTCTTCGTTATGCAGACGTTTTGCTTATGTATGCAGAGGCAGCCAATCAAAATGGTAACGATTCTGAAGCTCGTAAGGCATTGAAAAGAGTACGTGACCGTGTGGGTTTATCGGATGTTACATCTTCAGGAAAAACTCTACGGGATGCAATCAGATTGGAGAGAAGATTAGAACTCGCACTCGAACACCAACGTTTATACGACCTACGCCGTTGGAATGATGATAATGGTAAAAAAGCATTGTGTAATATTATGGGGGAAAACGGAACTTTTGTCCGTTATAATTTGTATGAATCTACAGATCAGTATGAGATTACCAACCAAAAAGAAAATAGCAATAAAGGGATTACTTTCCGTGAAGACAGGGATTTACTTTTCCCTATTCCAAATACCGAAGTTCTTCTTTCAGGAGGTAGTATTGAACAGAATCCCAATTTTTAA